In the genome of Cryptomeria japonica chromosome 8, Sugi_1.0, whole genome shotgun sequence, one region contains:
- the LOC131857282 gene encoding uncharacterized protein LOC131857282 — METVDCRWKMMHTPLHAAACFLEPKLFSIDRRGDNEIMAGLYQAISRYVPDPKIAALIRDQSWQYKRGEGMFGGAEAKYDSPRMPGYRWWIAYGSSAPELQEFSIRILSQGASSSACERKWSCFDHIHSKKRNKLLIGKLGDLVYVRSNLKLLMNKSEKNTSLEQTLEGIEMPNADEPDFADDELSSDTDDDDLASQPSALDDLELF; from the coding sequence ATGGAGACAGTTGATTgcagatggaaaatgatgcacacacctttacatgCAGCAGCTTGCTTTTTGGAGCCTAAGTTGTTTTCTATTGATAGAAGGGGTGATAATGAAATCATGGCAGGGCTTTACCAAGCCATTAGCAGGTATGTACCAGATCCAAAAATTGCAGCACTAATCAGAGATCAAAGTTGGCAATACAAGAGAGGAGAAGGGATGTTTGGAGGGGCAGAAGCCAAATATGACTCGCCACGTATGCCTGGATATAGATGGTGGATCGCTTATGGATCATCAGCTCCTGAACTGCAAGAGTTTTCTATTCGAATTTTGAGTCAAGGAGcaagttcatcagcttgtgagaggaaatggagttgctttgaccacatccattccaaaaagaggaacaaaCTGCTGATTGGAAAAttgggagatcttgtctatgtTCGCAGCAATTTGAAATTGCTGATGAACAAATCAGAAAAGAACACTTCTTTAGAACAAACTCTTGAAGGCATAGAAATGCCAAATGCAGATGAGCCTGACTTTGCAGATGATGAACTGAGTAgtgatacagatgatgatgatttggcatcccaaccaagtgctcttgatgacttagagttattttaa